Proteins from a genomic interval of Rhizobium rhododendri:
- a CDS encoding DUF427 domain-containing protein, producing the protein MLPISVNPSSIYGSAASLYTGSPTTGASSEIFFFGLGAPRHQVELCFGKAKVSYYTLEVDGQKNVDAARFYAEPKPAGKEIKPRGLLEKWEDRSLIHFSSRPRSSLLLRSRVGEATQLASKSLSS; encoded by the coding sequence ATGCTTCCAATTTCGGTGAACCCTTCATCGATCTACGGTAGCGCGGCGAGCCTCTATACCGGCTCTCCCACGACGGGTGCCTCTTCAGAGATCTTCTTTTTCGGCCTTGGGGCCCCCCGACACCAAGTCGAGCTGTGCTTTGGAAAGGCCAAAGTAAGCTACTATACGTTAGAGGTCGACGGTCAGAAAAATGTAGACGCGGCCCGGTTCTATGCGGAACCAAAACCGGCCGGGAAGGAGATCAAACCGCGTGGACTTTTGGAAAAGTGGGAAGATCGGAGCCTGATTCACTTTTCGTCACGACCAAGATCGTCCCTATTGCTCAGGAGTAGGGTAGGGGAAGCGACACAGCTCGCATCCAAAAGCCTGTCTAGCTGA
- a CDS encoding bifunctional diguanylate cyclase/phosphodiesterase — MFRVLTCLSGEHDLRLVVLAGILCFLSSYVAMMLLQRAQKTGGIARGIWLATAGVAGGFGIWSTHFIAMLAYDPGVVVGYEAYRTFLSLLIAVATTGASVATATYLRSRAGFLAGGSLFALGVGAMHFLGMSAIEFPGKITWDRDLIAASLLLGCLFSMAGFSVAYQCGNSLRSKLLSASMLTLGVVSLHFTAMGGVNIVPAAVQLDRFNLLSPIVMIVTIASVSLSLLASGLAAALFAVRAENAASASNANFKMLIEGVTDYAIYMLGLQGHVSSWNAGAERASGYTAAEIVGKHFAIFYSQKDRHNGIPATALDIARTRDKFEGEYWYYRKDGTCFWAHVVINPIFADNGELAGYAKIIRDKTIHKADADRLAAVMRNLDVALQNMSQGICLFDANECLVLANERYSEIFGFPPGFIVPGLRYRDIVERGYSLTDASPDVYGPKASHHYDRNMAVVRGGEHGAIIHRLSSGTSVQANYNTMESGAWVVTFEDITARLLSEEKISFMASHDGLTGLANRAEFNASLAQELVLARRTAAQLAVIVIDLDKFKEINDQHGHATGDQVLSVLADRMTAMLDDDEFVARFGGDEFAAVKRFTEMVELHDFLARLEACLCAEIHVEGFEIKPGASMGIALYPQDADSAELLLGNADLAMYRAKGALRQSVCFYETAMDEAARGRRALANDLWAAVEKKQFHLHYQVQKSVMTGAVTGYEALLRWNHPDRGNVPPMDFIVLAEECGAILPIGEWVLREACREAARWQQPHKIAVNLSPVQLMNTDIAALVHTVLLDTGLNPARLELEITETSIITDKDRALHALRQIKQLGVSIAIDDFGTGYSSLETLRAFPFDKIKLDRSFMDQVETSPQAKAIVRAILALGQSLEVPVLAEGVETRVQLDILLSEGCNEAQGYFLGRPKPMHEDADADQTITPEMAA; from the coding sequence ATGTTCAGGGTATTGACGTGTCTTTCGGGTGAACACGATCTTCGTCTGGTAGTGTTGGCTGGGATTTTGTGCTTCCTGTCGAGCTATGTCGCGATGATGTTGCTCCAGAGAGCGCAGAAAACCGGCGGTATTGCCCGAGGAATCTGGTTGGCGACTGCTGGCGTCGCCGGTGGTTTTGGCATCTGGTCGACGCATTTTATTGCCATGCTCGCCTATGATCCCGGCGTCGTCGTCGGCTACGAGGCCTACCGCACTTTCCTATCCCTGCTAATTGCCGTTGCGACGACTGGAGCCAGCGTCGCCACAGCAACCTACTTGCGCAGTCGTGCCGGTTTTCTGGCTGGAGGCAGCCTTTTTGCGCTCGGTGTCGGCGCAATGCACTTCCTCGGGATGTCGGCGATTGAATTCCCCGGCAAGATCACGTGGGACCGTGACCTCATCGCCGCCTCGCTGCTCTTAGGATGCCTATTTTCGATGGCCGGCTTCTCCGTCGCCTACCAATGCGGAAATAGCCTTAGAAGCAAGCTGCTCTCGGCAAGCATGCTGACGCTTGGCGTCGTTAGCCTGCATTTCACTGCAATGGGTGGGGTCAATATCGTCCCGGCCGCAGTACAGCTGGATCGTTTCAATCTTCTGTCGCCAATCGTGATGATTGTGACGATCGCCAGTGTCTCACTTTCACTTTTGGCATCCGGCCTTGCAGCAGCTCTTTTTGCTGTTCGTGCGGAGAACGCCGCATCTGCGAGCAACGCAAACTTCAAGATGCTGATTGAGGGCGTTACCGATTACGCTATCTACATGCTCGGTCTTCAGGGTCATGTCAGCAGCTGGAACGCTGGCGCCGAACGCGCCAGCGGATATACCGCCGCGGAGATCGTCGGTAAGCATTTTGCAATTTTCTATTCACAGAAGGATCGGCACAACGGGATCCCGGCGACCGCGCTGGACATCGCAAGAACCAGAGACAAATTCGAGGGAGAGTATTGGTACTATCGCAAGGACGGCACGTGTTTCTGGGCACATGTTGTCATCAATCCAATTTTTGCGGACAATGGCGAACTGGCTGGTTATGCCAAGATTATCAGGGACAAGACTATTCACAAGGCCGACGCAGATCGCCTTGCCGCGGTTATGAGAAACCTTGATGTCGCCCTGCAAAATATGTCCCAGGGAATTTGCCTATTCGATGCGAATGAGTGCCTGGTACTGGCCAATGAGCGCTATAGCGAGATATTCGGCTTCCCTCCCGGTTTTATCGTCCCGGGCCTTCGCTATCGCGACATCGTCGAGCGTGGCTATTCCCTGACCGATGCTTCGCCTGACGTCTACGGTCCGAAAGCGTCGCACCATTACGACCGAAATATGGCCGTCGTACGGGGTGGCGAGCACGGCGCCATAATCCATAGACTTTCGAGCGGCACCTCGGTGCAGGCAAATTACAATACTATGGAGAGCGGCGCTTGGGTCGTCACATTCGAGGACATCACTGCGCGGCTATTGTCCGAAGAAAAGATCTCTTTCATGGCCAGCCATGACGGCCTGACCGGTCTGGCCAATCGTGCAGAATTCAACGCATCTCTCGCGCAGGAGCTTGTTCTTGCCCGTCGAACCGCGGCCCAGCTTGCGGTCATCGTTATCGATCTCGACAAGTTCAAGGAAATCAATGACCAGCATGGACATGCGACAGGCGATCAGGTTCTGAGCGTGCTTGCCGACCGCATGACTGCAATGCTCGACGACGACGAATTTGTTGCTCGTTTCGGAGGCGACGAATTTGCAGCGGTCAAGCGCTTTACTGAGATGGTCGAACTGCATGACTTTCTCGCTCGGCTGGAAGCCTGCCTGTGCGCCGAGATCCACGTCGAAGGTTTTGAGATCAAGCCCGGTGCGAGCATGGGGATCGCGCTTTATCCACAGGATGCTGACAGCGCTGAGTTGTTGCTTGGTAATGCCGATCTGGCGATGTACAGGGCGAAAGGCGCTTTGAGGCAGTCGGTCTGCTTCTACGAAACGGCAATGGATGAGGCGGCGCGCGGCCGCCGCGCACTGGCAAATGATCTATGGGCGGCCGTTGAGAAGAAACAGTTCCACCTGCATTATCAAGTGCAGAAATCGGTTATGACAGGCGCCGTTACTGGTTACGAGGCCCTGTTGCGCTGGAACCATCCGGACCGAGGGAACGTGCCGCCGATGGACTTCATTGTTCTGGCTGAGGAGTGCGGTGCAATCCTTCCGATCGGCGAATGGGTGCTGCGCGAAGCTTGCCGTGAAGCGGCTCGTTGGCAGCAGCCGCACAAGATTGCTGTCAACCTCTCGCCGGTGCAACTGATGAACACCGATATCGCCGCACTGGTTCATACTGTTTTGCTCGACACGGGTCTGAACCCGGCACGCCTCGAACTTGAGATCACCGAAACATCGATTATAACGGACAAGGATCGCGCGCTACACGCGCTTCGACAAATCAAGCAACTCGGTGTCTCAATCGCCATCGACGATTTCGGCACAGGCTATTCGTCGCTTGAAACCCTTCGGGCCTTTCCTTTCGATAAGATCAAGCTTGATCGCAGCTTTATGGACCAAGTGGAGACAAGTCCGCAGGCCAAGGCAATTGTTCGCGCCATTCTTGCCCTAGGTCAGAGCCTCGAAGTACCTGTCCTTGCGGAAGGCGTGGAGACGCGAGTCCAGCTCGACATTCTTTTGTCGGAGGGATGCAACGAAGCACAGGGCTACTTCCTTGGCCGACCAAAGCCAATGCACGAGGACGCGGACGCCGATCAGACAATAACGCCCGAAATGGCGGCCTAG
- a CDS encoding FkbM family methyltransferase, whose translation MELLTIHGIDVPLAPCEVSPVIWLALTSGSYEAKEARAVFRAVKPGDRVLELGSGIGIITSIIAKIEGVSVWAFEANPTTALLAQRVIRANGLDNVIFSQGLLTNGEPKTCRFYVRKDLWMSSMDENQGAYEHEIELTSANIDTFIMRNRINALVMDIEGAERDLLQNAELPGIERIFLELHDHLYGLSGIRDITHALALKGYAYDPRGSQGHCVLFSTDDSPRQYDPEI comes from the coding sequence ATGGAGCTATTGACCATACATGGAATTGACGTGCCGCTGGCACCCTGCGAGGTTTCTCCTGTCATATGGTTGGCGCTTACCAGCGGCAGTTATGAAGCAAAAGAAGCACGGGCGGTTTTCAGGGCTGTTAAACCGGGAGACCGGGTACTTGAACTTGGGTCAGGCATTGGCATCATCACGTCGATCATCGCGAAAATCGAAGGGGTATCGGTGTGGGCGTTTGAAGCCAACCCAACCACTGCACTGCTGGCACAACGAGTCATAAGGGCTAATGGTCTCGACAATGTCATCTTTTCGCAGGGGCTTCTCACAAACGGAGAACCAAAAACCTGCAGGTTTTACGTACGCAAGGACCTTTGGATGTCATCTATGGATGAAAACCAAGGGGCCTACGAGCACGAAATAGAGCTTACATCTGCCAACATTGACACATTCATCATGCGCAATCGTATCAACGCCCTCGTTATGGACATAGAAGGAGCAGAACGGGATCTCCTACAGAACGCCGAGCTGCCAGGGATCGAACGCATCTTCTTGGAACTTCATGACCATCTATACGGGTTGTCCGGTATCCGCGACATTACGCATGCGTTGGCGCTCAAGGGCTATGCCTATGATCCAAGGGGTTCGCAGGGTCATTGCGTTCTGTTTTCAACAGACGATAGTCCACGCCAGTATGACCCTGAGATTTGA
- a CDS encoding recombinase family protein, with translation MVIHAYLQASTTDEDAKRACKRLTEFASRKKWKIASTSIENGSGVSHQRPELFRLLSGCEPGDILLIGEIDSLTRLNMGVWDRLRAEITARDVLIVSVDLPTSWKMVSTERDEMHGLVVHAINSTVLDALATTARTRHEHRRLRQQQGIANAKTAGRYPGRPENTRRNEEIMAMLRGGKSWESIRYKTHCSSSTIARMAKRIKAKEQAE, from the coding sequence ATGGTCATTCACGCCTATCTGCAAGCAAGCACCACGGATGAGGATGCAAAGCGCGCCTGCAAACGTCTGACGGAATTTGCATCCCGAAAAAAATGGAAGATAGCATCCACATCCATCGAGAATGGAAGTGGGGTGTCACATCAGCGGCCCGAGCTCTTCCGACTTTTGTCAGGTTGCGAGCCGGGCGACATTCTTCTTATCGGCGAAATCGATAGTCTCACGCGCTTAAACATGGGGGTATGGGATCGTTTGCGTGCCGAGATTACCGCCCGTGACGTGCTGATCGTGTCTGTCGACCTGCCGACCTCTTGGAAGATGGTGTCGACAGAGCGGGACGAAATGCACGGACTGGTAGTCCACGCTATCAACAGCACTGTTCTGGATGCTCTGGCCACGACCGCGCGCACGAGGCATGAACATAGGCGGTTGCGGCAGCAACAGGGCATTGCGAATGCAAAGACTGCAGGACGATACCCTGGCAGGCCCGAAAACACTCGCAGGAACGAGGAAATCATGGCGATGCTTCGGGGTGGCAAGAGCTGGGAAAGCATCCGCTACAAGACCCACTGTTCGAGTTCGACGATCGCGCGCATGGCAAAACGCATCAAAGCCAAAGAACAGGCAGAATAG
- a CDS encoding putative bifunctional diguanylate cyclase/phosphodiesterase: MLSYMRLFRWLTLREQQPELAIAQCRELQGQIPLLYALLSLNAVAVAYTHLDVAPAWMTLWIPLVLVSASILRLLAWLKKPDAPINGDEAIQTLRRTTVLGGVMASVYISWSLGLGSYGGDHQQAHVAIFIAITVIGCIFCLIHLPQAALAVTAIVTIPYLIYYFSLGDAVYIAIALNILLVTIVMIRVLLNSHRGFVRLVRSEAETQRLNREVTVLAHTDPLTRLPNRRLFFSELSGRIGLDGNRGGRICVGIIDLDRFKAVNDTYGHIVGDQLLEAAGERLRVAFGSEAMVARLGGDEFAFFLGMDGEAATVFANRMCAALLVPFKLGDIVISIGASCGLSTSTSEVVSAMTLYDQADYALYRAKSEQRGFAVLYSSEHERLIRSDRAVEAALQAADLETEMELDLQPIVSGPNFEMRAVEALARWTSPTLGPVRPDIFIPLAERAGIIHRLTLTLLRKALAHLTRLPAGIKLSFNLSAHDLTSSETVLGIIAMILESGTEPSRIIMELTETAVMRDFDAAEQSIRLLRGLGIKIALDDFGTGQSSLSYLHRLPIDKVKIDRSFVIGTASESGCEILAAVVALCRSMKMQCIAEGVEDTRQLDILRGIGCDTFQGYLFARPMAIDSLMEWMTLRVAA, translated from the coding sequence ATGCTTAGCTATATGCGATTATTTCGTTGGCTCACCTTGCGCGAACAGCAGCCCGAGCTAGCGATCGCCCAATGCCGCGAGCTCCAGGGCCAAATTCCTCTGCTTTATGCTCTGCTAAGCTTGAACGCAGTTGCGGTCGCCTACACTCATCTTGACGTTGCCCCTGCCTGGATGACGTTATGGATTCCGCTGGTTCTGGTATCCGCCAGCATTCTGCGCCTTCTTGCTTGGCTGAAAAAGCCTGATGCGCCTATAAATGGGGACGAAGCAATCCAGACGCTCAGAAGGACCACAGTCCTTGGCGGTGTGATGGCCTCGGTCTACATCTCCTGGTCTTTGGGATTGGGCAGCTACGGGGGTGACCACCAACAGGCACACGTTGCGATCTTTATCGCAATTACTGTCATTGGATGTATCTTTTGCCTGATCCACCTTCCCCAGGCAGCTCTGGCCGTGACTGCCATCGTGACTATTCCCTATCTCATTTATTATTTTTCGCTTGGCGATGCGGTGTACATCGCCATCGCCCTGAATATCCTGCTTGTGACCATCGTGATGATCCGCGTCCTACTTAACAGTCATCGCGGCTTCGTTCGACTGGTCCGCTCGGAGGCCGAGACGCAACGGTTAAACCGTGAGGTGACGGTTCTCGCGCATACGGATCCCCTTACTCGACTTCCAAACCGTCGGCTGTTCTTCTCGGAGTTGTCGGGCCGTATCGGACTGGATGGTAACAGGGGCGGCAGGATCTGCGTGGGAATTATTGATCTTGACCGCTTCAAAGCGGTCAACGACACCTATGGCCACATCGTCGGAGACCAGTTGCTCGAAGCCGCCGGAGAGCGACTTCGGGTGGCTTTCGGATCTGAAGCAATGGTGGCACGTCTTGGAGGCGATGAATTCGCTTTCTTTCTGGGAATGGACGGAGAAGCGGCGACGGTATTTGCGAACCGGATGTGCGCAGCTCTTTTGGTGCCTTTCAAGCTTGGCGATATCGTCATCTCTATCGGAGCATCTTGTGGTCTTTCTACGTCGACGTCCGAGGTCGTCAGCGCCATGACACTCTACGACCAAGCTGATTATGCCCTCTACAGAGCGAAGAGCGAGCAACGCGGTTTTGCCGTGCTCTATTCAAGCGAGCACGAGCGGCTCATTCGGTCGGACCGCGCCGTGGAAGCGGCACTGCAGGCCGCCGATCTCGAGACCGAAATGGAGCTCGACCTTCAGCCAATCGTCAGTGGGCCGAATTTCGAGATGAGGGCAGTGGAGGCGCTGGCCAGATGGACCAGTCCGACTCTTGGCCCTGTCCGCCCTGATATCTTTATTCCACTTGCCGAGCGGGCAGGCATCATCCACCGGCTGACCTTGACGCTCCTGCGCAAGGCGCTCGCGCATCTCACACGGCTTCCCGCCGGAATAAAGTTATCGTTCAACCTGTCTGCCCATGACCTCACGTCCTCAGAGACCGTGCTTGGCATCATTGCAATGATCCTCGAATCCGGCACTGAGCCCTCCCGCATCATCATGGAACTGACGGAAACCGCCGTCATGCGTGACTTCGATGCTGCAGAGCAATCAATCCGCCTTCTTCGCGGCCTCGGCATCAAAATCGCGCTCGACGACTTCGGTACGGGTCAATCCAGCCTGAGCTATCTTCACAGGCTGCCGATCGATAAGGTGAAGATCGACCGAAGCTTCGTGATTGGGACAGCGAGCGAGTCGGGATGCGAAATACTGGCGGCGGTCGTTGCGCTATGCCGATCGATGAAGATGCAATGTATCGCGGAAGGTGTCGAAGACACTCGCCAGCTTGACATCCTGCGCGGCATCGGGTGCGATACATTTCAAGGCTATTTATTCGCCAGGCCGATGGCGATCGATAGCCTCATGGAATGGATGACGTTGCGCGTCGCAGCGTAA
- a CDS encoding 2-keto-3-deoxygluconate permease, with amino-acid sequence MKIKDAVDRIPGGLMLVPLLLGAVCKTFAPEAAGYFKGFTQGIMTGVIPILAVWFFCMGASIKLSSTGTVLRKSGTIVLTKFVAAAIVTFIASLILPPEGVQSGIFAGLSVLAIVCAMDMTNGGLYASLMQTYGTKEEAGAFVLTSIESGPLMSMIILGASGVAHFEPQIFIGAILPFVVGFALGNLDAKLRVLFAPGSVLMIPFFAFALGNTIDLHTLLSPLAGLGIALALAVIVLTGIPLILADKYLGGGNGTAGLAASSTAGAAAANPIAIVAVAPQFAPAAPSATALVAICIIVTSIVVPILTGFWFKKFGNNAEAANRGVDEVAAKHLDSRIDPVGNRDQPCVLPAD; translated from the coding sequence ATGAAGATCAAAGACGCGGTTGACCGCATACCCGGCGGTCTGATGCTCGTACCCCTGCTGCTGGGCGCGGTATGCAAAACCTTTGCGCCCGAGGCAGCCGGCTATTTCAAGGGCTTTACGCAAGGCATCATGACCGGTGTCATCCCGATTCTGGCGGTCTGGTTCTTCTGCATGGGGGCATCGATCAAATTAAGCTCGACCGGAACGGTCTTGCGCAAGTCGGGCACGATTGTGCTGACCAAATTCGTTGCCGCGGCGATCGTCACCTTCATCGCATCCCTGATTCTTCCCCCCGAGGGTGTTCAGAGCGGCATATTTGCGGGACTGTCCGTGCTTGCCATTGTTTGCGCCATGGATATGACCAATGGCGGTCTTTATGCCTCGTTGATGCAGACCTACGGTACCAAGGAAGAAGCAGGAGCCTTCGTCTTGACGTCCATCGAATCCGGACCGCTCATGAGCATGATCATTCTCGGTGCATCCGGCGTCGCACACTTTGAGCCGCAGATATTTATCGGTGCCATCTTGCCGTTTGTCGTCGGTTTCGCTTTGGGCAATCTGGATGCAAAGCTCAGGGTGCTGTTTGCGCCGGGCAGCGTCTTGATGATTCCGTTTTTTGCGTTTGCTCTGGGCAACACCATTGATTTGCACACCCTGCTGTCGCCACTAGCCGGCCTCGGTATCGCTCTCGCGCTCGCCGTCATTGTCCTAACCGGGATCCCGCTTATCCTCGCAGATAAATATTTAGGGGGTGGAAACGGCACCGCCGGCCTTGCTGCCTCTTCCACTGCCGGTGCTGCCGCAGCCAACCCGATCGCAATCGTCGCCGTCGCGCCGCAATTTGCGCCGGCTGCGCCAAGCGCGACTGCACTTGTTGCGATCTGCATTATCGTGACGTCCATCGTCGTGCCAATTCTAACCGGCTTCTGGTTTAAGAAGTTCGGCAACAATGCGGAAGCTGCAAACCGCGGCGTCGACGAAGTTGCAGCCAAACACCTTGACTCGCGGATTGATCCGGTCGGTAACCGAGACCAGCCTTGCGTCTTGCCGGCAGACTAA
- a CDS encoding SOS response-associated peptidase: MCNLYNLTSNQQAIRDFIDVTRYREGNLPPSLNVHPDRPGPIIRIDPDGKRELVMSVWGMPTPDVHLGGKPDKGVTNVRKTWIPHWQQWLGVENRCLVLATAFSEYEQVSDPETGRKCLRWFAVNEAQPVFALAGIHTRWTGARGPIKAPREGEHDIFAFLTTDPNDIVKPIHPKAMPVLLTTREECEIWMTADWKEAKKLQRPLPEERMTVLPRYTAVGGLGGHPGQTADLLPAPL; the protein is encoded by the coding sequence ATGTGCAATCTGTACAATCTGACGAGCAACCAGCAAGCCATCCGCGATTTTATCGATGTCACCCGATATCGCGAGGGCAATTTGCCTCCGTCCCTCAACGTCCACCCAGACCGTCCCGGCCCGATCATCCGTATCGATCCCGACGGCAAACGGGAGCTGGTCATGTCAGTCTGGGGCATGCCAACCCCGGACGTCCACCTTGGCGGCAAGCCGGACAAGGGGGTGACCAATGTTCGCAAGACATGGATCCCGCATTGGCAGCAGTGGCTTGGCGTTGAAAACCGTTGTCTTGTTCTCGCAACCGCGTTCAGCGAATATGAACAGGTGTCCGATCCAGAAACGGGCAGGAAGTGCTTGCGTTGGTTCGCCGTGAACGAGGCCCAGCCGGTGTTCGCCCTTGCAGGCATTCATACGCGATGGACCGGTGCCCGTGGTCCGATCAAAGCGCCGCGCGAAGGCGAGCACGACATCTTTGCGTTTCTGACGACCGACCCCAACGATATCGTCAAACCGATCCATCCCAAAGCCATGCCCGTGCTTTTGACGACACGAGAAGAATGCGAGATCTGGATGACGGCAGACTGGAAAGAGGCCAAGAAACTCCAGCGACCGCTTCCGGAAGAGAGAATGACGGTCCTGCCGCGATACACGGCAGTCGGCGGACTGGGCGGGCATCCCGGCCAAACCGCAGACCTGTTGCCGGCGCCCCTTTGA
- a CDS encoding putative bifunctional diguanylate cyclase/phosphodiesterase: MRWILGAVICGLIVATCYIATIIAAQQTGLQKFTRYNDSWTVNQASVEYLRLERSLAAYALDMTDANRADARLRLEIAIGRIQLLQQGSLRVLIEGDRHNRAVFEAFRATLLSLDERLEHLDRAGVQAALQSMGRLDSPLMGLGVAATEYGATLLNDAQAQMRHLYFIHIGLASGLILCGVVLVIFLLRQNRLLGRAHTRTERLATDLRQATEELQNQNLRLEHDAHHDALTGLPNRVLLRQDLELRRATAHNEVSSILLLDLDGFKDVNDTLGHDMGDVLLQAVAARLNRLSHGGDTACRLGGDEFAVLSTGLTREKAFDLANSIITKIAEPYQIDQLRIKINTCVGIAFSDDVSTTEELLKQADLALYEAKALGAGHACLFDPQMQVRLQETKSFEIDLSRALEQGEMEVYYQPQVIMATRDICGYEALLRWKHPTRGFVSPTLFIPVAERIGLIHELGAWVLKTACVEAAAWGRLSKISVNLSPVQFRGVNLIQKLAATLDQTGLSPDRLELEITESVMLDKNEQTLETLRQIKALGIHIAMDDFGTGYSSLGSLSSFPFDKMKIDRSFVRDVTTSPSALTIVELAIGVGRSLSMTTIVEGIETEEQFELLRRLGCEQAQGYLTGRPMPASELAYLHADHVEGQRLVGKAL, translated from the coding sequence GTGAGATGGATCCTGGGAGCCGTCATCTGCGGCCTGATAGTAGCAACGTGCTACATCGCCACCATTATCGCTGCGCAGCAAACAGGTTTGCAAAAATTTACCCGGTACAACGATTCTTGGACCGTCAACCAAGCGTCTGTCGAGTATTTGAGGCTCGAACGCAGTCTGGCTGCTTATGCTTTAGATATGACAGATGCAAATAGAGCAGACGCCCGCCTCCGCCTCGAGATTGCGATTGGTCGTATTCAGCTTCTCCAGCAGGGCAGTCTACGCGTTCTCATTGAAGGCGACCGACACAACAGAGCCGTGTTCGAGGCGTTCAGAGCAACGCTTCTGAGCTTGGATGAACGGTTGGAGCATCTGGACAGGGCAGGTGTGCAAGCTGCTCTTCAGTCGATGGGCAGGCTCGATTCGCCTTTGATGGGCCTTGGCGTTGCGGCAACCGAGTATGGCGCAACCCTTCTTAACGACGCGCAGGCACAAATGCGTCATCTTTATTTCATTCATATCGGACTTGCGTCAGGACTTATTCTATGTGGCGTCGTGCTGGTGATCTTTCTGCTTCGTCAAAACCGGCTGCTCGGTCGCGCCCACACCCGCACGGAGCGATTGGCAACCGATCTTCGCCAGGCAACGGAAGAACTGCAAAATCAGAACCTTCGTCTTGAACACGATGCTCATCACGATGCACTCACCGGTCTTCCCAATCGCGTCCTGCTCAGACAAGACCTGGAGCTACGGCGGGCAACAGCGCATAACGAAGTATCTTCTATTCTTCTTCTTGATCTCGATGGGTTCAAGGATGTCAACGATACGCTCGGGCACGATATGGGTGACGTGCTCCTCCAGGCTGTCGCGGCGAGGTTGAACCGTTTGAGCCATGGCGGCGATACAGCTTGCCGTCTGGGTGGGGATGAGTTTGCCGTATTGTCCACAGGCTTGACCCGGGAAAAGGCATTTGATCTCGCCAATAGCATAATCACAAAGATCGCCGAACCGTATCAGATCGATCAACTGCGAATCAAAATCAATACATGTGTCGGTATTGCTTTTTCGGATGATGTGTCGACGACAGAGGAACTGTTGAAGCAAGCAGATCTTGCCCTCTATGAAGCCAAGGCGCTCGGAGCGGGGCATGCATGCCTATTCGATCCTCAGATGCAAGTACGCTTGCAGGAGACGAAATCCTTTGAGATCGACTTGTCACGGGCTCTGGAACAGGGCGAGATGGAGGTCTACTATCAGCCCCAGGTCATAATGGCGACCCGCGACATTTGCGGCTATGAGGCGCTGCTGCGATGGAAACACCCGACACGCGGCTTCGTCTCGCCCACGCTATTCATTCCGGTCGCTGAGAGGATCGGATTAATCCACGAACTGGGGGCGTGGGTTCTCAAGACAGCGTGTGTTGAAGCTGCGGCGTGGGGACGCCTCTCCAAGATTTCCGTCAACCTTTCTCCAGTTCAGTTTCGTGGGGTGAACCTCATCCAAAAGCTTGCGGCCACCCTCGACCAGACTGGGCTTTCCCCCGACCGGCTGGAATTGGAAATCACAGAATCTGTGATGCTTGACAAAAATGAACAGACGCTTGAAACGCTACGGCAAATAAAGGCGCTCGGGATCCACATCGCAATGGACGATTTCGGTACCGGTTATTCGTCGCTTGGTAGCCTCAGCAGCTTTCCCTTCGACAAGATGAAAATCGATCGATCTTTCGTCCGCGACGTTACGACATCGCCGAGTGCTTTGACGATCGTTGAACTAGCGATAGGGGTAGGCCGCAGCCTGAGCATGACCACAATCGTGGAAGGCATTGAAACGGAGGAACAATTCGAGTTGCTGAGGCGGCTTGGATGTGAACAGGCCCAAGGCTACCTGACTGGACGGCCCATGCCTGCTTCGGAACTTGCGTACCTGCACGCCGATCACGTAGAAGGGCAAAGATTGGTAGGCAAGGCTTTATAG
- a CDS encoding oxidoreductase produces MNLARVIACVTLTFIWFSSANAGSLPEAKNETILTISGNIENTNAGLDAQFDRDMLETLGLETVETSTPWYDGKVRFEGVSLQKLMTLVGAKGSTVTAIALNDYSCVIPLEDFKKYHVILALKRDGKYMAIRDKGPLFIVYPYDSDSQLQNQLYYTRSAWQVAKLRVE; encoded by the coding sequence ATGAACCTCGCCCGTGTCATAGCCTGTGTGACTTTAACGTTCATCTGGTTTTCCAGTGCAAACGCAGGATCCCTTCCAGAGGCAAAGAACGAGACGATCCTGACCATCTCCGGAAACATCGAAAACACAAATGCAGGGCTGGATGCTCAATTCGACCGCGATATGCTTGAAACGCTGGGCCTAGAAACTGTCGAAACGTCAACGCCGTGGTATGATGGCAAAGTTCGCTTCGAAGGAGTGTCACTCCAAAAGCTGATGACCCTTGTCGGCGCCAAAGGATCGACTGTAACTGCAATCGCACTTAATGACTATAGCTGCGTAATTCCGCTCGAAGACTTTAAAAAATATCATGTCATTCTCGCCCTGAAACGAGATGGAAAATACATGGCGATTCGAGACAAGGGGCCATTGTTTATCGTGTATCCCTACGACAGTGATTCTCAGCTGCAAAACCAGCTTTATTACACACGGTCGGCCTGGCAGGTCGCCAAGCTAAGAGTCGAATAG